Proteins from one Xenopus tropicalis strain Nigerian chromosome 1, UCB_Xtro_10.0, whole genome shotgun sequence genomic window:
- the sub1 gene encoding activated RNA polymerase II transcriptional coactivator p15, with protein sequence MPKSKEIVSSSSSGSDSDSEVDQKVKRKKQPPPEKEKPVKKQKTGESSKGGASSRQSNAPEDNMFQIGKMRYVSVRDFKGKVLIDVREYFMDQAGEMKPGRKGISLNPEQWNQLKEQMSDIDDAIRKL encoded by the exons atGCCAAAATCAAAGGAGATAGTGTCCTCAAGCTCATCTGGAAGTGATTCTGATAGTGAAGTTGACCAGAAG GTAAAGAGAAAAAAGCAACCACCTCCAGAAAAAGAAAAGCCAGTAAAGAAGCAGAAAACAGGGGAAAGTTCTAAGGGTGGTGCTTCTTCAAGGCAAAGCAATGCCCCTGAGGATAATATGTTtcag ATTGGAAAAATGAGATACGTTAGCGTAAGGGACTTCAAGGGAAAAGTCCTGATTGACGTCAGAGAATACTTTATGGATCAAGCAGGAGAAATGAAGCCTGGAAGAAAAG GTATTTCTTTAAATCCTGAGCAGTGGAACCAACTGAAGGAGCAGATGTCGGACATCGACGACGCAATAAGAAAACTGTAG